One Corynebacterium appendicis CIP 107643 DNA window includes the following coding sequences:
- a CDS encoding acyl carrier protein — protein MELSQRLDLAKLGLDPDLVPEDTDNDDKAVAAEGSTMAQLASLFAKVGAVEDAEAVSAEDTFDSLGVDSLTRIELAVRAEEHFGVRVDADTLDPASTVGEMAAFFSDNTANTDSTR, from the coding sequence ATGGAACTTTCGCAACGCCTCGACTTGGCCAAGCTCGGACTGGATCCGGATCTCGTCCCAGAGGACACGGACAACGACGACAAGGCCGTCGCAGCCGAGGGCAGCACCATGGCTCAGCTGGCCAGCCTTTTCGCCAAGGTCGGCGCCGTTGAGGACGCTGAGGCGGTCAGCGCGGAGGACACGTTCGACAGCCTGGGCGTCGATTCCCTGACGCGTATCGAGCTCGCGGTTCGCGCGGAGGAGCACTTCGGGGTGCGCGTCGACGCGGACACGCTCGATCCCGCGTCCACCGTGGGCGAAATGGCCGCGTTCTTCAGCGACAACACAGCCAACACGGACAGCACGCGCTAA
- a CDS encoding serine hydrolase domain-containing protein gives MQLAPHLENWPADTVAAALIAPGAADEPSTFGDQKHVFELASVTKLLSAYAFLMAVEEGVFELDTPCGPEGSTVRHLLAHASGVGFDSREPLKPVGERRIYSSAGYEILAERLADETGMTFTDYAAQGVFEPLGMSSTEIYGSAGHGGRSSVDNLLLFVRELLAPTLLAETTVRDAFTNQFGDLRGIVPGYGMQKPCPWGLGFEIKDHKDPHWTGDNMPEDTVGHFGMAGTYLWVVPSWSDSPAAGAAMVALTDREFGDWAKPLWQETSTSIFAELV, from the coding sequence ATGCAACTCGCCCCGCACCTTGAAAACTGGCCCGCCGACACCGTCGCCGCCGCGCTGATCGCCCCCGGCGCAGCCGATGAGCCCAGCACCTTCGGAGATCAGAAGCACGTCTTCGAGCTCGCCAGCGTGACCAAACTGCTGTCCGCCTACGCCTTCCTCATGGCCGTGGAGGAGGGGGTCTTCGAGCTGGACACCCCGTGCGGGCCGGAAGGATCCACGGTGCGGCATCTCCTGGCGCATGCGTCGGGAGTCGGTTTCGACAGCCGCGAGCCACTGAAGCCGGTAGGGGAGCGCCGCATCTACTCCTCGGCGGGTTACGAGATTCTCGCCGAGCGCCTCGCAGACGAGACCGGCATGACCTTCACCGACTACGCCGCGCAGGGGGTGTTCGAGCCCCTCGGCATGAGTTCGACCGAGATCTACGGGTCAGCGGGGCATGGGGGAAGGTCGAGCGTCGATAATTTGCTCTTGTTTGTACGCGAACTTCTCGCACCGACGTTGCTCGCGGAAACGACCGTTCGCGACGCGTTCACGAACCAATTCGGCGACCTGCGCGGCATCGTGCCCGGCTACGGCATGCAGAAGCCGTGTCCGTGGGGCCTCGGCTTCGAAATCAAGGACCACAAAGACCCCCACTGGACCGGCGACAACATGCCCGAAGACACCGTCGGCCACTTCGGCATGGCCGGCACCTACCTCTGGGTCGTGCCCAGCTGGTCCGACTCGCCCGCCGCCGGCGCCGCGATGGTCGCCCTTACCGACCGCGAATTCGGCGACTGGGCCAAACCCCTGTGGCAAGAAACCAGTACCAGCATTTTCGCCGAGCTAGTTTAG
- a CDS encoding trimeric intracellular cation channel family protein — protein MYFGGIDNAVGQAIAILDLIGVFLNAIIGGTVARRMKFDAVGFILIAIISGMAGGMMRDALIGNTPVAALADPWYISIAVLGAAVSFYANLRGYIWELARFHGDMVILGVWCTTGTVTAIGAGVAWPGCILMGILTATGGMVIREVLIGRIPRIFNDQQMYVVPAIAGSITAMVLYNAGHATAAIAAAPLVAFILGTAAYWAGWYVPVTMDNAPMNTWARVMLTPMRKLEPKALRRWRHTTSSHPSDDPLADDGMMPTKGEVREALRGAAEPLHGRGSAARASGADADARVKSGRSPGRASGRSSRQGAAPIPHHKPASRDEFLSALYRVYVDSEGRDSEGGWAVLPATK, from the coding sequence GTGTATTTCGGTGGTATTGACAATGCAGTAGGCCAAGCGATCGCGATTCTCGACCTGATCGGCGTCTTCCTCAACGCCATCATCGGCGGGACCGTCGCACGGCGCATGAAATTCGACGCAGTCGGGTTCATCCTCATCGCCATCATCTCCGGTATGGCCGGCGGCATGATGCGCGACGCCCTGATCGGCAACACCCCCGTCGCCGCGCTTGCCGACCCCTGGTACATCTCCATCGCCGTCCTCGGCGCCGCCGTGTCCTTCTACGCCAACCTCCGGGGCTACATCTGGGAACTTGCGCGCTTCCACGGTGACATGGTCATCCTCGGCGTCTGGTGCACCACAGGCACCGTCACAGCCATCGGCGCCGGCGTCGCGTGGCCGGGTTGCATCCTCATGGGCATCCTCACCGCCACCGGCGGCATGGTCATCCGGGAAGTGCTCATCGGGCGCATCCCGCGCATCTTCAATGACCAGCAGATGTACGTCGTGCCCGCCATCGCCGGGTCGATCACCGCCATGGTCCTCTACAACGCCGGACATGCCACCGCCGCGATCGCCGCCGCGCCGCTCGTCGCCTTCATTCTCGGCACCGCCGCATACTGGGCCGGCTGGTACGTCCCCGTCACCATGGACAACGCCCCCATGAACACGTGGGCGCGGGTCATGCTCACCCCCATGCGCAAACTCGAGCCAAAAGCTTTACGACGCTGGCGCCACACCACCTCCTCCCACCCCTCCGACGACCCGCTCGCCGATGACGGCATGATGCCCACCAAGGGCGAAGTCCGCGAAGCACTCCGCGGCGCCGCCGAGCCGCTCCACGGCCGGGGCTCGGCCGCCCGCGCGTCCGGTGCTGACGCGGACGCCCGCGTCAAGTCCGGCCGTTCCCCGGGCCGCGCCTCCGGCCGCTCCTCCCGTCAGGGTGCGGCGCCGATTCCGCACCACAAGCCTGCTAGCCGCGACGAATTCTTGAGCGCTCTCTACCGCGTTTATGTCGACTCCGAGGGGCGCGATTCAGAGGGCGGCTGGGCTGTGCTGCCTGCCACCAAGTAG